The Acyrthosiphon pisum isolate AL4f unplaced genomic scaffold, pea_aphid_22Mar2018_4r6ur Scaffold_220;HRSCAF=625, whole genome shotgun sequence sequence catatatatatggtatattttatcCTGGATTTCGCGCCCCTTTTTCATTGCGTCCCTGGCCTGGGCCAGTCTCGCCAAGCCCTAGCTACAGCTCTGCAGTACCCCCATATCTACAAGGTATCTGTATGTCCCTGGgttgttttttagtttaatcaacattcaacagtaaaaatatattaacattgttagatttattaagctatttttaaggaaaaaataacaaagaaaAAGGTAACTAATTAGGTAAAAAAGTAATGCATTTATTTACCAATGCAAATTGTTCTTCCAGTCNNNNNNNNNNNNNNNNNNNNNNNNNNNNNNNNNNNNNNNNNNNNNNNNNNAAAAAAAATTTCAAGGTGATCCTGTGACATTTTGTATGTCAAGATAAATTTAAGGGGACTTTGAGATCTATATAGAAGTTTATAAGCAATTTGTATAGTAGAAGAcattgtaaacaataaatacctaatatgaacatttttctcCCACCTAATACTAACGGACTTCCAtcacattttaatgtttttaaataatcggTAGTATCATTGAATACAGACACTATAGTGTTGATATTACCAGCGTGTATTGGACTCTTATAACCTTTAGAAAATGGTATTCTAGAATTTAGAATATCAAATAGGCGgtcaatttttcttataaattcaaCTGTAGCTTGGCTATTTGTAAAAGAAGGTTCACCTTTTTGACACAAATATTCGATTGCATCGGCAACCCCACTACTCAACGTTTGTGCTGCAAGCTTGACCTTCATGACTGAATTTCTGTAATTAATATGTTGTGCAGTTAGCTCTGTACTTTCACCAACACCAAATTCTACATTTCCAGCATATTTGCCTTTATCAGGTTCCCAAATTAGTTGTTTTCTGATCGACATAGAATCAAAAACCAACGAACAGTCTTGTAACCAAGTCTTTTGAGttatttcaagttttaaaaatttgaagacTCCTTCCAAAAACCCAGGCTCACATTCCATAGTGCTCATCCAGCTTCGAATGGTTGAATGATGAGGAAGTCTAAAATGTGTGCGTACATACTTATAAGCTCAAGGAGAATAGAAGAAAAGCGTTTTAGCAAACTCTTTCATAGAATCACTATAGCGTATGGCatttttcccaatttttttagttttgcgTTCATGCAGTAATAAAGCTAACGGTATCCCACCAAAATGTTCTTCAAGCTGTGTCGTCACATCATCTGACATTGGGACATTTTTCTTAATGCGCATAACAAGACCTGTAACAGCGTtaaacacaaatacattttacaaattcaatattgtattagaaacaattatgttaattaaattactttttaatgattttatttttgtttctctTCGCTTAAGGCGTTGTTGTaatacttttactttttttctcaaaattgcCTTTGTTGGAGATTGTATGGAACACTGAACacttttactattattttcaaaactttctgaactctgtaattaataattatgattgctaaacatatttaaatatttcataacaaatttaaattaccttaGTTAGATCCATATATGGTACCATATTTGCACTGGAACATTCTATATCGACCGTATCGACAGATATATCACAATTATTGTCaacctaaattaataaataataaaattaccgaATCAGtcttatattttcaacttttttgtttgtttgaagCAGTAGAGTTTATAAAAGTTGCATATCTAGACATTTGTATATGTCACTGGGTAAAAGTGTATGTCTTAAAATTAGATAATGTACAGAGAAACAAACTTTGTAAGTAG is a genomic window containing:
- the LOC100573342 gene encoding uncharacterized protein LOC100573342 codes for the protein MVPYMDLTKSSESFENNSKSVQCSIQSPTKAILRKKVKVLQQRLKRRETKIKSLKSLVMRIKKNVPMSDDVTTQLEEHFGGIPLALLLHERKTKKIGKNAIRYSDSMKEFAKTLFFYSP